A section of the Salmo salar chromosome ssa05, Ssal_v3.1, whole genome shotgun sequence genome encodes:
- the lbx2 gene encoding transcription factor LBX2 has protein sequence MTSSKDMKAGSVLQSSGEERRRGPLDQLPPPANSNKPLTPFSIEDILSKPSVKKSVANLCPPRVIEKVSGSNAARNGISTPSSPLCALEELASKTFKGLEVSVIQAAEGREHVNAFGQRQTSKKRRKSRTAFTNHQIYELEKRFLYQKYLSPADRDQIAQQLGLTNAQVITWFQNRRAKLKRDLEEMKADVESLKKVPPQTLQKLVNMEDIDDLQGSSGAISPSISPSSQGHRAFPQSPSSSRDQTTDEFSEEDEEIEVDD, from the exons ATGACCTCCAGTAAAGACATGAAGGCAGGCTCCGTGTTGCAGTCCAGcggtgaggagaggagacggggtcCCTTGGACCAGCTCCCTCCCCCGGCCAACTCCAACAAGCCTCTGACGCCGTTCAGTATTGAGGATATCCTAAGCAAACCCTCCGTGAAGAAGTCAGTTGCAAATCTCTGTCCGCCGAGAGTTATTGAAAAAGTGTCCGGCTCAAATGCAGCAAGGAACGGTATTAGCACTCCCTCTTCGCCGTTATGCGCTCTGGAGGAACTAGCCAGCAAAACATTTAAAGGTCTGGAAGTCAGCGTTATACAAGCAGCTGAAG GTCGTGAGCATGTAAACGCCTTTGGACAGAGGCAAACCTCAAAAAAGAGGAGAAAGTCCCGGACAGCTTTCACCAACCATCAGATATATGAACTTGAGAAGCGCTTTTTGTACCAGAAATACCTGTCTCCGGCCGACCGAGACCAGATAGCTCAGCAGCTGGGGCTAACCAACGCTCAGGTCATCACCTGGTTTCAGAACAGACGGGCCAAGCTCAAGAGAGACTTGGAAGAGATGAAAGCAGACGTGGAGTCGCTCAAAAAAGTACCACCACAAACCCTGCAAAAGCTAGTCAACATGGAAGACATTGACGACCTGCAAGGAAGCTCTGGAGCAATATCCCCTAGCATCTCCCCGTCGTCACAAGGACACCGAGCATTTCCTCAGTCCCCCTCGTCATCCAGAGACCAAACCACGGACGAATTCTCAGAGGAGGACGAAGAGATTGAGGTGGATGATTGA
- the pcgf1 gene encoding polycomb group RING finger protein 1 isoform X3 gives MERELPTMCAQACVEEVHPCCCSGQLMQEEVKLKIKDLNEHIVCYLCAGYFIDATTITECLHTFCKSCIVKYLQTSKYCPMCNIKIHETQPLLNLKLDRVMQDIVYKLVPGLQESEDKRIKEFYQSRGLERVIQPSGEDSIPDTGLPFTSFDHSKAHFYRYDEQVSLCLERQSSSLSEKKDKTKLTLQQKFVRCSVRAEVRHLRKVLCHRLNVEKHQVQMLFNNESLPDHMTMKRLWISHWFGKAQPLVLHYTIKDKRTR, from the exons atggagagagagctgCCTACCATGTGTGCGCAGGCGTGTGTGGAAGAAGTCCACCCGTGTTGTTGTTCTGGGCAGCTAATGCAG GAGGAAGTGAAGTTGAAGATCAAAGACCTGAACGAGCACATAGTGTGCTATCTCTGTGCTGGGTACTTCATCGATGCCACAACTATTACCGAGTGTCTGCATACAT TCTGTAAAAGTTGTATCGTGAAATACCTCCAAACCAGCAAGTATTGTCCAATGTGCAACATAAAGATTCATGAAACCCAGCCTTTATTGAACCTGAAATTGGATCGAGTGATGCAAGACATTGTCTACAAACTGGTTCCAGGACTTCAAGAAA GTGAAGACAAGAGAATAAAGGAATTCTATCAGTCGCGTGGGCTTGAGAGAGTTATCCAACCGTCTGGGGAAG ACTCCATACCAGATACAGGATTACCTTTTACCAGCTTTGACCATTCCAAGGCCCACTTCTACAGATACGACGAGCAGGTCTCGCTTTGTCTAGAGAGGCAAAG TTCATCTCTGTCTGAAAAAAAAGATAAGACCAAACTGACTCTTCAA CAGAAGTTTGTGCGCTGCTCGGTCCGAGCTGAGGTGAGACACCTGCGTAAAGTGCTGTGTCATCGACTGAATGTGGAGAAGCACCAG GTCCAGATGTTGTTCAATAATGAGTCCCTTCCAGATCATATGACCATGAAACGGCTGTGGATCTCTCACTGGTTTGGCAAG GCTCAACCGTTGGTCCTTCACTACACTATTAAGGACAAAAGGACAAGATAG
- the pcgf1 gene encoding polycomb group RING finger protein 1 isoform X5 produces MERELPTMCAQACVEEVHPCCCSGQLMQEVKLKIKDLNEHIVCYLCAGYFIDATTITECLHTFCKSCIVKYLQTSKYCPMCNIKIHETQPLLNLKLDRVMQDIVYKLVPGLQESEDKRIKEFYQSRGLERVIQPSGEDSIPDTGLPFTSFDHSKAHFYRYDEQVSLCLERQSSSLSEKKDKTKLTLQQKFVRCSVRAEVRHLRKVLCHRLNVEKHQVQMLFNNESLPDHMTMKRLWISHWFGKAQPLVLHYTIKDKRTR; encoded by the exons atggagagagagctgCCTACCATGTGTGCGCAGGCGTGTGTGGAAGAAGTCCACCCGTGTTGTTGTTCTGGGCAGCTAATGCAG GAAGTGAAGTTGAAGATCAAAGACCTGAACGAGCACATAGTGTGCTATCTCTGTGCTGGGTACTTCATCGATGCCACAACTATTACCGAGTGTCTGCATACAT TCTGTAAAAGTTGTATCGTGAAATACCTCCAAACCAGCAAGTATTGTCCAATGTGCAACATAAAGATTCATGAAACCCAGCCTTTATTGAACCTGAAATTGGATCGAGTGATGCAAGACATTGTCTACAAACTGGTTCCAGGACTTCAAGAAA GTGAAGACAAGAGAATAAAGGAATTCTATCAGTCGCGTGGGCTTGAGAGAGTTATCCAACCGTCTGGGGAAG ACTCCATACCAGATACAGGATTACCTTTTACCAGCTTTGACCATTCCAAGGCCCACTTCTACAGATACGACGAGCAGGTCTCGCTTTGTCTAGAGAGGCAAAG TTCATCTCTGTCTGAAAAAAAAGATAAGACCAAACTGACTCTTCAA CAGAAGTTTGTGCGCTGCTCGGTCCGAGCTGAGGTGAGACACCTGCGTAAAGTGCTGTGTCATCGACTGAATGTGGAGAAGCACCAG GTCCAGATGTTGTTCAATAATGAGTCCCTTCCAGATCATATGACCATGAAACGGCTGTGGATCTCTCACTGGTTTGGCAAG GCTCAACCGTTGGTCCTTCACTACACTATTAAGGACAAAAGGACAAGATAG
- the pcgf1 gene encoding polycomb group RING finger protein 1 isoform X2, protein MAEQGPMAIAMRLRNQLQSVYKLDPLRNEEEVKLKIKDLNEHIVCYLCAGYFIDATTITECLHTFCKSCIVKYLQTSKYCPMCNIKIHETQPLLNLKLDRVMQDIVYKLVPGLQESEDKRIKEFYQSRGLERVIQPSGEDSIPDTGLPFTSFDHSKAHFYRYDEQVSLCLERQSSSLSEKKDKTKLTLQQKFVRCSVRAEVRHLRKVLCHRLNVEKHQVQMLFNNESLPDHMTMKRLWISHWFGKAQPLVLHYTIKDKRTR, encoded by the exons ATGGCGGAGCAAGGGCCAATGGCGATAGCTATGCGGCTAAGAAATCAACTCCAGTCCGTATATAAGCTCGACCCGTTACGAAATGAG GAGGAAGTGAAGTTGAAGATCAAAGACCTGAACGAGCACATAGTGTGCTATCTCTGTGCTGGGTACTTCATCGATGCCACAACTATTACCGAGTGTCTGCATACAT TCTGTAAAAGTTGTATCGTGAAATACCTCCAAACCAGCAAGTATTGTCCAATGTGCAACATAAAGATTCATGAAACCCAGCCTTTATTGAACCTGAAATTGGATCGAGTGATGCAAGACATTGTCTACAAACTGGTTCCAGGACTTCAAGAAA GTGAAGACAAGAGAATAAAGGAATTCTATCAGTCGCGTGGGCTTGAGAGAGTTATCCAACCGTCTGGGGAAG ACTCCATACCAGATACAGGATTACCTTTTACCAGCTTTGACCATTCCAAGGCCCACTTCTACAGATACGACGAGCAGGTCTCGCTTTGTCTAGAGAGGCAAAG TTCATCTCTGTCTGAAAAAAAAGATAAGACCAAACTGACTCTTCAA CAGAAGTTTGTGCGCTGCTCGGTCCGAGCTGAGGTGAGACACCTGCGTAAAGTGCTGTGTCATCGACTGAATGTGGAGAAGCACCAG GTCCAGATGTTGTTCAATAATGAGTCCCTTCCAGATCATATGACCATGAAACGGCTGTGGATCTCTCACTGGTTTGGCAAG GCTCAACCGTTGGTCCTTCACTACACTATTAAGGACAAAAGGACAAGATAG
- the pcgf1 gene encoding polycomb group RING finger protein 1 isoform X1 gives MAEQGPMAIAMRLRNQLQSVYKLDPLRNEQEEVKLKIKDLNEHIVCYLCAGYFIDATTITECLHTFCKSCIVKYLQTSKYCPMCNIKIHETQPLLNLKLDRVMQDIVYKLVPGLQESEDKRIKEFYQSRGLERVIQPSGEDSIPDTGLPFTSFDHSKAHFYRYDEQVSLCLERQSSSLSEKKDKTKLTLQQKFVRCSVRAEVRHLRKVLCHRLNVEKHQVQMLFNNESLPDHMTMKRLWISHWFGKAQPLVLHYTIKDKRTR, from the exons ATGGCGGAGCAAGGGCCAATGGCGATAGCTATGCGGCTAAGAAATCAACTCCAGTCCGTATATAAGCTCGACCCGTTACGAAATGAG CAGGAGGAAGTGAAGTTGAAGATCAAAGACCTGAACGAGCACATAGTGTGCTATCTCTGTGCTGGGTACTTCATCGATGCCACAACTATTACCGAGTGTCTGCATACAT TCTGTAAAAGTTGTATCGTGAAATACCTCCAAACCAGCAAGTATTGTCCAATGTGCAACATAAAGATTCATGAAACCCAGCCTTTATTGAACCTGAAATTGGATCGAGTGATGCAAGACATTGTCTACAAACTGGTTCCAGGACTTCAAGAAA GTGAAGACAAGAGAATAAAGGAATTCTATCAGTCGCGTGGGCTTGAGAGAGTTATCCAACCGTCTGGGGAAG ACTCCATACCAGATACAGGATTACCTTTTACCAGCTTTGACCATTCCAAGGCCCACTTCTACAGATACGACGAGCAGGTCTCGCTTTGTCTAGAGAGGCAAAG TTCATCTCTGTCTGAAAAAAAAGATAAGACCAAACTGACTCTTCAA CAGAAGTTTGTGCGCTGCTCGGTCCGAGCTGAGGTGAGACACCTGCGTAAAGTGCTGTGTCATCGACTGAATGTGGAGAAGCACCAG GTCCAGATGTTGTTCAATAATGAGTCCCTTCCAGATCATATGACCATGAAACGGCTGTGGATCTCTCACTGGTTTGGCAAG GCTCAACCGTTGGTCCTTCACTACACTATTAAGGACAAAAGGACAAGATAG
- the pcgf1 gene encoding polycomb group RING finger protein 1 isoform X4 has protein sequence MAEQGPMAIAMRLRNQLQSVYKLDPLRNEEVKLKIKDLNEHIVCYLCAGYFIDATTITECLHTFCKSCIVKYLQTSKYCPMCNIKIHETQPLLNLKLDRVMQDIVYKLVPGLQESEDKRIKEFYQSRGLERVIQPSGEDSIPDTGLPFTSFDHSKAHFYRYDEQVSLCLERQSSSLSEKKDKTKLTLQQKFVRCSVRAEVRHLRKVLCHRLNVEKHQVQMLFNNESLPDHMTMKRLWISHWFGKAQPLVLHYTIKDKRTR, from the exons ATGGCGGAGCAAGGGCCAATGGCGATAGCTATGCGGCTAAGAAATCAACTCCAGTCCGTATATAAGCTCGACCCGTTACGAAATGAG GAAGTGAAGTTGAAGATCAAAGACCTGAACGAGCACATAGTGTGCTATCTCTGTGCTGGGTACTTCATCGATGCCACAACTATTACCGAGTGTCTGCATACAT TCTGTAAAAGTTGTATCGTGAAATACCTCCAAACCAGCAAGTATTGTCCAATGTGCAACATAAAGATTCATGAAACCCAGCCTTTATTGAACCTGAAATTGGATCGAGTGATGCAAGACATTGTCTACAAACTGGTTCCAGGACTTCAAGAAA GTGAAGACAAGAGAATAAAGGAATTCTATCAGTCGCGTGGGCTTGAGAGAGTTATCCAACCGTCTGGGGAAG ACTCCATACCAGATACAGGATTACCTTTTACCAGCTTTGACCATTCCAAGGCCCACTTCTACAGATACGACGAGCAGGTCTCGCTTTGTCTAGAGAGGCAAAG TTCATCTCTGTCTGAAAAAAAAGATAAGACCAAACTGACTCTTCAA CAGAAGTTTGTGCGCTGCTCGGTCCGAGCTGAGGTGAGACACCTGCGTAAAGTGCTGTGTCATCGACTGAATGTGGAGAAGCACCAG GTCCAGATGTTGTTCAATAATGAGTCCCTTCCAGATCATATGACCATGAAACGGCTGTGGATCTCTCACTGGTTTGGCAAG GCTCAACCGTTGGTCCTTCACTACACTATTAAGGACAAAAGGACAAGATAG